A stretch of the Nerophis ophidion isolate RoL-2023_Sa linkage group LG29, RoL_Noph_v1.0, whole genome shotgun sequence genome encodes the following:
- the LOC133545886 gene encoding uncharacterized protein LOC133545886, with amino-acid sequence MHRRTFHDIFLPSFYSRNMQKTNMMKATLLWMMLLHGGSDAKITSLMQWPAELSPLRKGDSFTLHCRLLFDHDNLTCREDRHVYWLRFGPRSGVIQAEGTSKEDCDGTQNPKRCLYALFTTVSDVTDYATYHCALAACGNILFGSGTKVDFQGVLTPESLREVTQLQQDGSSADVSERETRSYAYFLILPLSLFIIAFLIKVVVQNKTGCVSPQSKRPILHPNFNRDGDARLNTVVVFTATGTGTRDAVGRCRRT; translated from the exons ATGCATCGTCGCACTTTTCACGACATCTTCTTGCCGTCTTTTTACTCGCGGAACATGCAGAAGACAAACATGATGAAGGCGACTCTTTTGTGGATGATGCTTCTTCATGGAGGAT CGGACGCTAAGATCACATCTCTCATGCAGTGGCCGGCGGAATTAAGCCCGCTTCGTAAAGGCGACTCTTTTACCCTCCATTGCCGGCTGCTCTTCGACCACGACAACCTCACGTGTCGAGAGGATCGTCACGTCTACTGGCTGAGATTTGGACCTCGCTCCGGCGTCATCCAGGCTGAAGGAACGTCAAAAGAAGATTGCGACGGGACGCAGAATCCCAAACGATGCTTGTATGCGCTCTTCACGACTGTTAGCGATGTCACTGATTACGCCACCTACCACTGTGCGCTGGCCGCCTGTGGCAACATTCTGTTTGGAAGTGGAACAAAAGTGGATTTTCAAG gtgtgttgacgccagagtctctgagggaagtcacgcagctgcagcaggacggaagctccgctgatgtctccg AAAGAGAGACCAGATCCTACGCTTATTTTCTCATCTTGCCTTTAAGTCTGTTCATCATCGCCTTTCTGATCAAGGTCGTGGTGCAAAATAAGACAG GCTGTGTTTCACCGCAAAGCAAACGCCCGATTCTTCATCCAAATTTCAAT AGAGACGGAGACGCTCGTCTTAACACCGTTGTGGTTTTTACAGCCACGGGAACCGGGACGAGGGATGCAGTAGGCAGGTGTCGGCGTACCTGA